In a genomic window of Cyanobacteria bacterium GSL.Bin1:
- the lnt gene encoding apolipoprotein N-acyltransferase, which translates to MLPKISQKLSPFPFPWLICLFAGILMGITCDPVNAWFFAWIAFVPLWIWVIQQQHFQIKQIIPALTFAIGYYGVTLFWITGVHPMTWMGVPWFNSLLIAIACWVILIVWGSVLVTVWSLAMIFLNRWLYHPLQRVVIGVTLWCSLETLWSYTPLHWTTFAFTQSPYNLPILQLLSISGTTTVTAAIVGFNGLVAEAILLNYGRNSSRLAGGLMKGAIASGSALWAIALLVTLHLAGWLLYLQPVETSQNQAIRVGIIQGNIPNTIKLYPEGWRKAIDGYTTGYINLAQAGAEAILTPETALPFQWRQQVNQRSSFYQAILEEGVPVWVGAFGRKQGRMTNSLYSIGANGETLSRFDKVKLVPLGEYIPFEDWLGKVINRLSPLDSHLAKGDPDQTFLTPFSQAIVGICYESAYGEHFRRQAANGGEFILSASNDAHYSETMPAQHHAQDIMRAIETDRAMVRATNTGYSAIVDPRGNTLWLSDMNEYQTHLGTIYKQQTKTLYVRWGNWLNWVLLGLGIMIIIKSAATNKPSIMS; encoded by the coding sequence ATGTTGCCGAAAATATCGCAAAAACTGAGTCCATTCCCCTTTCCCTGGCTGATTTGCCTTTTTGCAGGCATTTTGATGGGAATAACTTGCGATCCAGTCAATGCTTGGTTTTTCGCCTGGATTGCTTTTGTTCCGTTATGGATCTGGGTCATTCAGCAACAGCATTTCCAGATTAAACAAATTATACCCGCCCTCACTTTCGCGATCGGTTATTACGGAGTGACTCTCTTTTGGATTACGGGCGTACACCCGATGACTTGGATGGGCGTTCCCTGGTTCAACAGTTTGCTGATTGCAATTGCTTGTTGGGTTATTTTGATCGTTTGGGGAAGTGTTTTAGTCACCGTATGGTCGTTGGCAATGATATTTTTAAATCGTTGGCTGTATCATCCCTTACAACGAGTTGTTATTGGAGTGACTCTCTGGTGCAGTTTAGAAACCCTCTGGAGTTATACGCCCCTCCATTGGACAACCTTCGCTTTCACCCAAAGTCCCTATAATCTTCCAATTCTGCAGCTGCTTTCTATTTCTGGAACCACGACGGTTACCGCAGCAATTGTTGGCTTTAATGGCTTAGTTGCCGAAGCGATCCTCCTCAACTATGGAAGGAATTCGTCTCGTCTAGCTGGCGGGTTGATGAAAGGCGCGATTGCCTCTGGCAGCGCCCTTTGGGCGATCGCGCTGTTAGTCACTTTACATCTTGCCGGTTGGTTACTCTATCTGCAACCCGTGGAAACCTCTCAAAACCAAGCGATCCGCGTTGGCATTATTCAAGGGAATATTCCGAATACCATTAAACTCTATCCCGAAGGTTGGCGCAAAGCGATCGATGGTTACACCACAGGATATATTAACCTTGCCCAAGCCGGTGCTGAAGCCATTCTCACCCCAGAAACTGCCTTGCCCTTCCAGTGGAGACAACAAGTGAATCAGCGTAGTTCCTTCTATCAAGCGATTTTAGAGGAAGGCGTTCCGGTATGGGTCGGGGCATTTGGCAGGAAACAAGGGCGGATGACGAACAGTTTATACAGCATTGGTGCCAACGGAGAAACTCTGAGTCGGTTTGATAAAGTCAAGCTAGTCCCCTTAGGAGAATATATCCCTTTCGAGGACTGGTTAGGAAAAGTGATTAACCGCCTCTCTCCTCTCGACTCGCATTTAGCGAAAGGAGATCCGGATCAAACGTTTCTCACGCCCTTCAGTCAAGCAATTGTTGGCATCTGTTACGAGTCGGCTTATGGCGAACACTTCCGCCGTCAAGCTGCCAATGGCGGCGAATTTATTCTCAGTGCTTCCAATGATGCTCACTATAGTGAAACCATGCCCGCCCAACATCATGCTCAAGATATCATGCGCGCCATTGAAACGGATCGCGCAATGGTTCGCGCCACCAATACGGGGTATTCCGCCATTGTCGATCCGCGAGGCAATACCTTGTGGTTATCCGACATGAATGAATATCAAACCCATCTGGGGACGATTTACAAACAACAAACAAAGACATTATATGTTCGTTGGGGAAATTGGTTAAATTGGGTTTTATTGGGTTTAGGAATCATGATCATCATTAAGAGTGCTGCAACAAATAAACCATCCATAATGTCTTGA
- a CDS encoding NYN domain-containing protein, with translation MNCNPNRLSIFVDGNNMFYAQQKNGWFFDPRRVLDYFKNEPTISFVNAFWYTGLKDSQDQRGFRDALISLGYTVRTKILKEYYDDVSGRYSQKANLDIEIVIDMFNTVEQYNRVILFSGDGDFERAIELLRSKNTHITVVSTEGMIARELRNATDRYIDLNDIRESIEKID, from the coding sequence ATGAATTGTAATCCGAACCGTCTCTCAATTTTTGTGGACGGAAATAATATGTTTTATGCTCAACAAAAAAATGGCTGGTTTTTTGATCCGAGGCGTGTCTTAGACTACTTTAAAAATGAACCGACGATTAGTTTTGTCAATGCGTTTTGGTACACCGGATTAAAAGATTCTCAAGATCAAAGAGGCTTTCGTGATGCCTTGATTAGTTTAGGTTATACAGTACGGACAAAAATCTTAAAGGAATATTATGATGATGTCTCGGGGCGCTATTCCCAAAAGGCAAATTTAGATATAGAAATTGTTATTGATATGTTTAACACGGTTGAGCAGTATAACCGTGTGATCTTATTTAGCGGGGATGGCGACTTTGAACGCGCGATTGAGTTGTTACGGTCAAAAAATACGCATATTACGGTTGTCTCCACTGAAGGCATGATTGCACGGGAACTGCGCAATGCAACTGACCGCTATATTGACCTGAATGATATTCGAGAAAGTATCGAGAAAATCGATTAA
- a CDS encoding transporter substrate-binding domain-containing protein, producing MIVQNKNRFNGLVRFGVQGIWLLSLAFSSVAAQAQPTLNHIESFPVAQETDELRKEKNASQVLKVGVGGTPPFLIQRGNDNFRGIVIDLWEEIAFINNFEYELSLYTETQDALDAVATGELDLLVGPFTITAERLQEVNFTQPFFVSSLGVVVQQGSPTIWNRVRPFFTKAALSSVGALLICLFLVGNGIWLAERRQNPEQFPRHYLRGVASGMWFALVTLTTVGYGDQTPKTSYGRLISGIWMLISLIAVSSLIGGLASAFTLALSELPADRLTQPEDMRGKRMAVVTGTTGETWAAEYQAKLVQCSSLEEAISLVVEGKTDGAIFGRPTLEYYLSQHLDVPLQLVDFRINEENLGFVLPHDSPLSVPLNLTIVKFREDGTLNSITDRWLRGINSATESP from the coding sequence GTGATCGTTCAAAACAAGAATAGGTTCAATGGTTTAGTCAGATTTGGTGTGCAAGGAATTTGGCTTCTTTCTCTCGCTTTTTCATCTGTTGCGGCACAAGCACAACCAACCTTGAATCATATAGAATCATTTCCTGTGGCTCAAGAAACTGATGAGCTAAGAAAGGAAAAAAATGCATCGCAAGTGCTGAAAGTTGGCGTTGGTGGCACACCTCCCTTTCTGATTCAACGAGGAAATGATAATTTTCGTGGAATTGTGATTGATCTCTGGGAAGAAATCGCTTTTATCAATAATTTTGAGTATGAATTGAGTTTGTACACAGAAACTCAAGATGCGCTAGATGCGGTTGCTACAGGTGAGTTAGATTTATTGGTCGGACCTTTTACCATTACCGCTGAACGGTTACAAGAAGTTAACTTCACGCAACCTTTTTTCGTTTCTAGTTTGGGAGTCGTTGTTCAACAAGGATCCCCAACCATTTGGAATCGTGTCAGACCCTTCTTTACCAAGGCAGCGCTTTCTTCTGTCGGGGCATTGCTCATTTGCTTGTTTTTAGTCGGTAATGGGATATGGTTGGCGGAACGTCGTCAAAACCCAGAGCAATTTCCGAGACACTATCTCCGTGGTGTCGCCAGTGGCATGTGGTTTGCCTTGGTTACTCTGACAACAGTTGGTTACGGTGATCAGACGCCGAAAACTTCTTACGGGCGGTTGATTAGTGGCATCTGGATGCTGATTTCGCTCATTGCTGTCTCCTCTCTCATTGGAGGCTTAGCATCTGCATTTACGTTAGCCCTGTCAGAGCTTCCAGCAGATCGCTTAACTCAGCCAGAAGACATGCGAGGGAAACGGATGGCTGTGGTGACCGGAACAACGGGGGAAACTTGGGCGGCGGAGTATCAGGCAAAACTAGTTCAATGCTCTAGCTTAGAAGAGGCCATTTCACTGGTGGTTGAAGGAAAAACCGATGGCGCGATTTTTGGCCGTCCCACTCTTGAATACTATTTATCCCAGCATCTTGATGTCCCGTTACAACTTGTTGATTTCAGGATTAATGAAGAAAATCTTGGCTTTGTCTTACCGCATGATAGCCCCCTTAGCGTTCCGCTTAACCTAACAATTGTCAAATTTAGGGAAGATGGCACCCTCAACAGTATTACTGATCGCTGGTTACGGGGGATTAATTCTGCCACAGAGTCTCCATAG
- a CDS encoding DUF87 domain-containing protein yields MEEQFSSPLGSVVGGSLTEGLEVRLHPDVSVEEMRVGKFLVVQGTRSRFFCLLTDVSLGTSSSRIVSDPPSPGDDLLRQVLAGSSTYGTIELSPMLMFTDPEGKKTLPKPQEQNGKSPLASYQAQTSTDMELLPVKTIPSHFSQVHEASEADFRAVFGWEDDPMRKNFSVGQPLDMEVPICLNLETFVERSNGIFGKSGTGKSFLTRLLLSGIIRQQAAVNLIFDMHSEYGWEAIQEGKGFNTVKGLRQLFPGQVEIYTLDPDSTKRRGVNDAQELYLSYDQITIEDLRLVGQELGLSEAALDNAQILYSEFGKHWITQLITMSNEEIQEFCEQKQGHKGSISALQRKLMRLEGLKYIRSTCPHNYIDQILQSLDAGKHVVVEFGSQSNMLSYMLATNMITRRIHASYVKKSEDFLQSKNPSLRPRQLVITIEEAHRFLDSATVQQTIFGTIAREMRKYFVTLLVVDQRPSGIDPEVMSQVGTRVTCLLNDEKDIDAIFTGVSGGANLRSVLAKLDSKQQALILGHAVPMPVVVRTRAFDQIFYAEIADPDWQEMDNQELFEAADAAKADLGF; encoded by the coding sequence ATGGAAGAACAATTTTCTTCTCCTCTCGGTTCAGTTGTGGGTGGTTCTCTTACAGAAGGATTAGAAGTGCGACTCCATCCTGATGTGTCAGTAGAAGAAATGCGAGTCGGGAAATTTTTAGTTGTCCAAGGAACGCGATCGCGCTTTTTCTGTCTCCTCACCGATGTGTCTTTAGGAACTTCAAGTAGTCGGATTGTCTCGGATCCCCCCTCACCAGGAGATGATTTACTGCGACAAGTCTTAGCAGGAAGCAGTACGTACGGAACCATTGAACTCTCTCCCATGTTGATGTTCACCGATCCGGAGGGAAAGAAAACGCTACCCAAGCCACAAGAACAGAACGGGAAAAGTCCGCTCGCATCCTATCAAGCCCAGACGAGTACGGATATGGAACTGTTACCGGTGAAGACGATTCCCAGTCATTTTAGCCAGGTTCATGAAGCGAGTGAAGCCGATTTTCGGGCGGTATTTGGTTGGGAAGATGACCCGATGCGAAAAAACTTTTCGGTGGGACAACCTTTAGATATGGAGGTTCCCATTTGTCTCAACTTAGAAACCTTTGTGGAACGCAGTAACGGGATTTTTGGGAAATCCGGAACGGGAAAATCCTTTCTCACCCGCCTATTACTCTCTGGAATTATCCGCCAACAAGCGGCGGTCAATCTCATTTTTGATATGCACTCGGAATACGGGTGGGAAGCAATTCAAGAAGGAAAAGGTTTTAATACCGTTAAAGGATTGCGGCAACTCTTTCCCGGACAAGTCGAAATTTATACCCTCGATCCAGACTCCACGAAACGCCGCGGCGTGAATGACGCCCAAGAACTCTATCTCAGTTATGACCAAATTACCATTGAAGACCTACGCTTAGTGGGACAAGAATTAGGGTTATCGGAAGCGGCGCTAGACAATGCCCAGATTTTATATTCCGAGTTTGGGAAACACTGGATTACGCAACTGATTACGATGAGTAATGAGGAAATCCAGGAATTTTGTGAACAGAAGCAGGGACATAAAGGGTCAATTAGTGCACTGCAACGGAAATTAATGCGCCTAGAGGGCTTAAAATATATCCGATCCACTTGTCCTCACAACTACATCGATCAAATTCTACAATCCTTAGATGCCGGTAAGCACGTCGTTGTCGAGTTTGGGTCGCAATCGAATATGTTGTCCTATATGTTGGCGACCAACATGATTACACGGCGCATTCACGCTTCTTATGTGAAAAAATCCGAGGACTTTCTTCAATCCAAAAATCCAAGCTTACGTCCCCGCCAACTGGTGATTACGATTGAGGAAGCTCATCGCTTCCTGGATTCAGCAACGGTTCAGCAAACCATTTTTGGCACGATCGCGCGGGAAATGCGTAAATATTTTGTCACCCTACTTGTCGTCGATCAACGTCCTTCTGGCATTGATCCTGAGGTGATGTCACAAGTGGGAACCCGTGTCACCTGTTTACTTAACGATGAAAAAGATATTGATGCCATTTTTACCGGCGTTTCGGGTGGGGCTAACCTGCGATCTGTTCTAGCGAAATTGGATTCCAAACAACAAGCCTTAATTTTAGGTCACGCTGTCCCCATGCCAGTGGTTGTGCGAACCCGTGCCTTTGATCAAATCTTCTACGCAGAAATTGCCGATCCCGATTGGCAAGAAATGGATAATCAGGAATTATTTGAAGCCGCCGACGCAGCAAAAGCCGATTTAGGGTTTTAA
- a CDS encoding 2-isopropylmalate synthase yields MSNERDRIIIFDTTLRDGEQSPGATLNGDEKLTIARALSRLGVDVIEAGFPYSSVGDFEAVKAIAETVGTSDGPTICALARAMENDIKAAGEAIAPAAKGRIHTFIATSDIHLQYKLRKTREQVLETVPKMVEYAKTFTDDVEFSAEDAGRSDPQFLYQVVESAIAAGATTINIPDTVGYTTPEEFGALIRGLKENVPNIEQAIISVHGHNDLGLAVANFLSAIQNGARQLECTINGIGERAGNAALEELVMALHVRRQFYNPFLGREPESEEPLTSINTKEIYKTSRLVSNLTGMPIQPNKAVVGGNAFAHESGIHQDGVLKHKQTYEIMDAESIGWTSNQIVLGKHSGRNAFGSRLRDLGYELSETELNKAFLRFKDLADKKKVVTDWDLEAIVNDETQQAPDIFGLELVQVSCGDHARPTATVTIRTPEGEELTDAAIGTGPVDAVYEAINRVVKVPNELIEYSVKSVTAGIDAIGEVTIRLRHEGKVYSGHSANTDVIVASAQAYINALNRLSASLQEGNKLNPQTATAIQ; encoded by the coding sequence ATGAGTAACGAACGCGATCGCATTATAATATTCGATACAACACTGCGCGATGGTGAACAATCTCCGGGGGCAACATTGAATGGAGATGAAAAATTAACGATTGCTCGCGCTTTGTCTCGCTTAGGCGTTGATGTCATTGAAGCGGGGTTTCCTTACTCCAGTGTGGGGGATTTTGAAGCGGTGAAAGCCATTGCCGAAACGGTTGGAACCTCTGATGGTCCAACCATTTGTGCCTTAGCCAGAGCAATGGAAAATGATATTAAAGCCGCCGGGGAAGCCATTGCCCCAGCCGCAAAAGGACGAATTCATACCTTTATTGCTACCTCTGATATTCATTTGCAATATAAGCTACGGAAGACGCGGGAACAAGTGCTAGAAACTGTGCCCAAAATGGTGGAGTATGCCAAAACCTTTACCGATGATGTGGAATTTTCTGCAGAAGATGCAGGACGGTCTGATCCGCAATTTTTGTATCAAGTGGTAGAAAGCGCGATCGCGGCTGGCGCAACCACAATTAATATTCCTGATACTGTTGGCTATACCACACCTGAAGAATTTGGCGCTTTAATCCGTGGCTTAAAAGAAAACGTCCCCAACATCGAACAAGCGATTATCTCTGTTCACGGACACAATGACCTCGGCTTAGCGGTGGCAAACTTCCTCTCTGCGATTCAAAATGGCGCAAGACAGTTAGAATGCACTATTAACGGGATTGGAGAACGCGCTGGCAATGCTGCCCTTGAAGAATTAGTAATGGCACTCCACGTCCGCCGTCAATTCTATAATCCTTTTTTGGGACGAGAACCGGAGTCGGAAGAACCGTTAACCAGCATCAACACCAAAGAAATTTACAAAACCTCCCGCTTGGTGTCTAACCTCACCGGAATGCCGATTCAACCGAATAAAGCTGTTGTCGGTGGCAATGCGTTTGCCCACGAATCTGGGATTCACCAAGATGGCGTTCTTAAGCATAAGCAAACCTATGAAATTATGGATGCCGAATCCATTGGTTGGACCAGTAACCAAATTGTTCTCGGGAAGCATTCAGGACGCAATGCCTTTGGCAGCCGTCTGCGAGATTTAGGTTATGAACTCTCAGAAACTGAATTGAACAAAGCTTTTTTGCGCTTTAAAGACCTAGCCGATAAGAAAAAAGTGGTCACCGATTGGGATCTCGAAGCGATTGTCAACGACGAAACCCAACAAGCCCCCGATATCTTTGGTTTAGAGTTAGTGCAAGTGTCTTGTGGGGATCATGCCCGTCCTACGGCTACGGTGACTATTCGCACGCCCGAAGGGGAAGAATTAACTGATGCCGCGATCGGAACCGGTCCCGTGGATGCGGTTTATGAAGCCATTAATCGGGTGGTTAAAGTTCCCAACGAATTGATTGAGTATTCGGTTAAATCAGTAACGGCTGGGATTGATGCGATTGGCGAAGTGACCATTCGCTTGCGCCATGAAGGAAAGGTTTACTCCGGTCATTCAGCGAATACAGATGTCATTGTCGCTTCCGCACAAGCCTATATTAATGCCCTCAACCGTCTTTCTGCTTCCTTGCAAGAAGGGAATAAATTAAATCCGCAAACCGCAACAGCTATCCAGTAA